In one Arachis duranensis cultivar V14167 chromosome 9, aradu.V14167.gnm2.J7QH, whole genome shotgun sequence genomic region, the following are encoded:
- the LOC107488934 gene encoding uncharacterized protein LOC107488934 (The sequence of the model RefSeq protein was modified relative to this genomic sequence to represent the inferred CDS: added 41 bases not found in genome assembly), whose translation MEGQKNNNNNNSIERVVSQKAIQMGSSFPCQICVVGFLCGVCLTSLFLAALTSFGTFQLGPISFSSTMLFSVAASDSSSSSGNSTSHDHTVTHSECDFKLKQAERLSESNSNNEGDEDERVSLLYSAWNAELTKSKTGGGGNYFKKDGINVSDIPNAPHLENCKVKTKLYGHLDQRTGNESFPPWTSWKGFLDTHPVASSNEQIKELKYQAVSEGTYPPWIAGSDEENYPMTRKVQRDIWIHQHPIDCRDPNVKFLVADWERLPGFGIGAQIAGMCGLLAIAISEGRVLVANYYNRADHDGCKASSRSSWSCYFFPEASLECRRRALELMKSEDAWSKGILTVKEARNNGIVTIKESYTSKHIWAGPTPRKWGTPWSYLQPTTDVNGSLLVSHRKMDRRWWRAQAVRYLMRFPTEYTCNLINEANHAAYIYIYIHLIGQSGEKERSEINEYVWSNHKPWIPRPLLSMHVRMGDKACEMKVVEFEGYMELADRIRRHFPNLNNIWLSTEMQEVIEKTKKYPHWNFHYTKVRRQARANMSMANYEASLGRETSTNYPLVNFLMAVDSDFFVGALGSTWSFLIDGMRNTGGKVMAGYLSVNKDRFW comes from the exons ATGGAGGGACAGaagaataataacaacaacaatagtaTTGAGAGAGTGGTTTCACAGAAAGCAATTCAGATGGGAAGCTCATTCCCATGCCAAATTTGTGTGGTGGGATTTCTGTGTGGTGTTTGCCTCACTTCTCTGTTCTTGGCTGCTTTGACTTCATTTGGAACCTTCCAGCTTGGTCCAATTTCATTCTCATCAACCATGTTGTTCTCAGTGGCTGCTTCtgattcttcatcatcttcaggGAACTCAACTTCTCATGATCATACCG TTACACATTCAGAGTGTGACTTTAAGCTTAAGCAAGCAGAGCGATTATCTGAATCGAATAGCAATAATGAGGGAGATG GAGCTAACTAAATCGAAAACCGGGGGAGGAGGTAATTACTTCAAGAAAGATGGAATTAATGTGTCCGATATTCCTAATGCCCCACATTTAGAAAATTGCAAGGTGAAGACAAAGCTCTACGGCCATCTTGATCAGCGTACGGGGAACGAGAGCTTCCCACCATGGACTAGTTGGAAGGGGTTCTTAGACACACATCCTGTTGCTTCGTCAAACGAGCAGATTAAAGAACTTAAGTATCAGGCTGTTTCAGAGGGGACTTATCCACCATGG ATTGCAGGATCCGATGAAGAAAACTATCCAATGACTAGAAAAGTGCAGCGCGATATATGGATTCATCAGCATCCTATAGACTGCAGGGACCCGAATGTGAAGTTCCTTGTAGCTGACTGGGAGAGATTGCCAGGATTTGGTATCGGAGCTCAGATTGCCGGTATGTGTGGACTTCTTGCTATTGCAATCAGTGAAGGCAGAGTACTTGTCGCAAACTATTACAACAGAGCTGATCATGATGGTTGCAAAg cGTCGTCGCGGTCTAGTTGGAGTTGTTACTTCTTTCCAGAAGCCTCCCTAGAGTGTCGTCGACGAGCATTAGAACTAATGAAAAGCGAAGATGCTTGGAGTAAAGGAATTTTGACTGTGAAAGAGGCACGGAATAACGGAATTGTGACAATAAAAGAAAGTTATACATCCAAGCACATATGGGCTGGACCAACTCCTAG GAAATGGGGTACGCCGTGGAGTTATTTGCAACCTACAACTGATGTCAATGGGAGCCTGCTGGTTTCTCATAGAAAAATGGATAGAAGGTGGTGGAGAGCACAG GCTGTTCGCTACTTAATGAGGTTCCCAACTGAGTACACATGCAATTTGATAAATGAGGCGAACCACGCcgcctatatatatatatatatccatttAATTGGa CAAAGTGGTGAGAAAGAGAGGTCAGAGATAAATGAGTATGTGTGGTCCAATCACAAGCCATGGATTCCTAGGCCTCTCCTAAGCATGCACGTGAGAATGGGCGACAAAGCATGTGAAATGAAGGTAGTTGAGTTTGAAGGATACATGGAACTTGCTGATAGGATTAGGAGACACTTCCCAAACCTTAATAACATTTGGCTCTCCACTGAGATGCAG GAAGTAATTGAGAAGACCAAAAAATACCCTCACTGGAACTTCCACTATACAAAGGTGAGGCGCCAAGCGAGGGCAAACATGTCAATGGCAAACTATGAAGCTAGCCTTGGAAGGGAGACAAGCACCAACTATCCACTGGTCAATTTCTTGATGGCAGTGGATTCTGATTTCTTTGTTGGAGCATTGGGTTCTACTTGGTCCTTCCTCATAGATGGAATGAGGAATACTGGCGGGAAGGTTATGGCAGGGTACTTGAGTGTTAACAAGGACAGATTTTGGTAG